The genomic interval CAATAGTCAGGGAATCGATACTCACAGCCATAATAGTCAGCCTCGTGTTTGTTGCAATGGGAGAGGTCATATTCAGGATACTGGGCATTACTACTAATGATTTCAAGATCGCTGGTGGCCTTGTACTTCTTGTGTTTGCAATCCTCGACCTGATAAAGCATGGTGCAGAGCGAAGAAAACCTGGAGGTAAGATGGGAATTGTGCCAATCGGTGTCCCTCTTATAGTTGGCCCTGCTGTCCTGACTACACTCCTGGTGCTCGTAGACCACTATGGAATTATCCCAACAGTCATATCCCTTATATTGAATCTTCTTATAGTCTGGCTTTCATTTATAAATGCCCAGGCGATCATCAACTTCTTTGGCCGTGGTGGGATAACTGCCATATCAAAGGTCATGGCTCTCCTCCTTGCATCGATAGCAATAATGATGATACGCCTTGGCATTGAAAATATCCTCATTGGCCATATAAAGGGCTGACGCCTTCAAGCCTCCAGCCACCGAATTGTTTAAATGAACAGTTAGCTAATGCTATAATCCCTCAATGTCTACGACCTGTAAGGAGGTATATACCCAATTGAAATATGTAATCCTCGGCACAGCAGGCCATATAGACCATGGCAAGAGCTCCCTCGTTAAGGCCCTCACAGGCATCGACCCTGACAGGCTTAAGGAAGAGAAGGAGCGGGGGATTACAATTGACCTCGGTTTTGCCGACCTCTCATACCCTGACGGCCTGCGCATAGGAATAGTGGATGTGCCTGGCCATGAGAGGCTTGTAAGAAATATGCTTGCTGGCGCTGGAGGAATAGACCTCGTCCTCCTGGTCATTGCAGCAGATGAAGGGATAATGCCCCAGAGCAAAGAGCACCTCGCCATATGTGACCTCCTTAAAATAAAATCAGGCCTCATTGCAATAACAAAGGCCGACCTGGTTGAAAAAGACTGGCTTGAGATGGTAATAAGCGAGGCTAAAGATTTTGCAAAAGATACTTTTCTTGAGGGCTGTGAGATTGTCCCTGTCTCATTAAAGACCTCATATAACATTGATTTTCTGAAAGAAAAAATAAGAGAGGTTGCCCTCAAAGTCAAACCCAAACCATCAGAGGGGCTTTTCAGACTCCCAATAGACAGGGTATTTACGCTGAAAGGCTTTGGTACAGTAGTTACAGGGACTGCTTTATCAGGCAGTATATCAATTGACGATGCTGTTGAAATCCTGCCAGCAGGCATAAAGAGCAAGGTGAGGGGCCTTCAGAGCCATGGCGAGACAATAAAAACCGCTTATGCAGGTCAGAGGGTTGCTTTAAACCTCCAGGGTATTCAAAAAGAAGACATTCAGAGGGGGGATGTCCTCGCTGTACCGGACAGATTAAAACCAACCACTGCAGTTGATGCAGAGATCGAGCTTCTCAGAAGCGCACCGGTTCTTAAAAATCGTGACCTCATACATTTTTATATAGGGACTTCTGAACTCACAGGAAGAATCATACTTTACAACAGGCCTGAACTTGAGCCTAACAGCAGGGCTTACTGCCAGATAAGGTTGAACGA from Nitrospirota bacterium carries:
- a CDS encoding MarC family protein, encoding MEAILKNIPNTFIPLFVAIDIFVVLPIFISMTEDMPKAKRQAIVRESILTAIIVSLVFVAMGEVIFRILGITTNDFKIAGGLVLLVFAILDLIKHGAERRKPGGKMGIVPIGVPLIVGPAVLTTLLVLVDHYGIIPTVISLILNLLIVWLSFINAQAIINFFGRGGITAISKVMALLLASIAIMMIRLGIENILIGHIKG
- the selB gene encoding selenocysteine-specific translation elongation factor, with the translated sequence MSTTCKEVYTQLKYVILGTAGHIDHGKSSLVKALTGIDPDRLKEEKERGITIDLGFADLSYPDGLRIGIVDVPGHERLVRNMLAGAGGIDLVLLVIAADEGIMPQSKEHLAICDLLKIKSGLIAITKADLVEKDWLEMVISEAKDFAKDTFLEGCEIVPVSLKTSYNIDFLKEKIREVALKVKPKPSEGLFRLPIDRVFTLKGFGTVVTGTALSGSISIDDAVEILPAGIKSKVRGLQSHGETIKTAYAGQRVALNLQGIQKEDIQRGDVLAVPDRLKPTTAVDAEIELLRSAPVLKNRDLIHFYIGTSELTGRIILYNRPELEPNSRAYCQIRLNEPVIAMSGDRYIIRRFSPLETIGGGEILDPSPKRRRKGEGLDDLVVFKEASLKEKLSMKILKDAMAGSTISTLGGWIKAELPAIKEAIETLIKNSEVMQFEDRLLHKKTFTTFQKKVNAFIEDFHKKYPLKIGVPKEDLRAIFKGLDHKLFGSLLSTIKEIAIEKEFVRAKSFRASWSGVDTALKEKIIGILEKAAFQPPLKDELSTTLSISQKDLDDILRLMSKEGSLVRINDSLFITASDYSKMMEAVKNFFRENNEMTVAEFRDILNTSRKYALPFLEHLDSNKITLRVGDKRKFLGKPCLPESK